CGGCGCGCTATCTCGCGCGGAATTCGAGCCACTGGGACACGCACGGGTTCGGGATCTGGATGCTGCACCCCAAGGGCGGCCAGAACTGGATCGGCCGGATCGTCCTGCGCTGGCTCTCCACCGGGACCATCGACGATGTCGAGATCGGGTTTGCCTTCCTTCCCATCTACTGGGGACAGGGCTTGGCGACCGAAGCGGCCGAATTCTGCCTCGGCGTTGCGCAAGCCGAGCTCGAGCTCCGAACCTTGATCGGTGTTACGACACCGGAGAACCTGGCTTCTCAACGGGTTCTGGGCAAGCTCGGTCTTCGCTACGAATCCGAGGTCATGGTCGAGCAGACGCGTTGTCTATTGCAGCGGATCCGTTGGAGCCTATGTCTCATGGCCCCAGGCAAGAGAAGGCCGCTGCTGTTGACCTCCTTGACCAACAACCAAAGGAGGGACACCTTGTCCAAGCACCTGGATGACTGCAGTCATCCAGGAGTTCCAACCGGTCGTCGACTACACCGAGCGCGTGCAGGCCGCCGTAGGGGTGTATTGCCGCGAGGTCGGGTAACCGGCCTCAGTCACGCAACCGCGCGTGTGCCTGGCGAGAGATGCGCGCATCCTCTCCCCTTCCCGCGCACCCACCAACCTGCAAGACTTCCCCTATGAGAGCACATCTCCTGGCCTGCGGGCTCATCGTTTGGGCATTGACTCTAGGAGCTTGTGGGCAGACACCCGACGAAACGGCTAGCGACGCCGGGAACCCGCTCATGGAGATCTACTACGTGATGGACGAGCAGGCGCAGATGCCCGTCTATGCGATCCGCGGGCCCGTCGGCTGGACGCTCGAATCCGAAGTTCAGTGGAACCTCGACAACAACGTGGTCCCTGCTGTTCTCGGCGCCTCCTTGACCGACCCGCAGGAAACGAAGCGGCTCCAGTTCTTTCCCGACCTCACCTGCTACTGGCTCACCGGCGATGCCGCGCTCAACAACCCCGGTCAAATGAACATGGGCATGCTCAACGTCGCCCCGATGGAGCCCAAAGCCGCCCTCGTCGAAGCCGTCACCCGGATCTACCAACCCGACGTCCCCGGATTCCAGATCACGGGGGTCCGCGAAGTCCCCGGCCTCCCCGCCGCGCTGGGCCAGACCGGCCCCAATTTCACCGGCGTCGGACTCCGCGCCGTGTTCCCGTGGGAAGGCCAACAAATGGAGGAAGAGATCTATGCCGTGCATGGCATCAGTTCCGCCACCATGCGCGGCGAGGCCGGGGTGACCACCCAGACGACCTGGGGACTCAGCAGCGTCCACGCCTTCATCACCCAGGAAGGAAGCCTGGACTCACATCGCAGCATGTTCACCTACATGGTTCGATCCGGCACTCCGAACCCCGCGTGGGTCGATCTCCACATGGGCGTCAAGCAGCACCTGGACGCCCAGTTCCAGCAAAATCTCGTCGACAACCGCCGAGCGCGAGAAGCCATCATGGCGCAGAGCCGAGCTCTCGCCGTCCAGAACGACGCCTTCCGCGCCAACATCATGCAACGTCACCGAGCCGCCATGGACACGACCGCCCACAAGAGCTTCATCGCCGGCATTCACAGCGGCGGATCGCCCTCATCCAGCGGTATGTCCGGGCAAGACAAGTTCATCGACTCGATCCACGACCGCGAAACCTTCCAGGATTCCTCGACGGTCACCGGCACCTCGCAACACGGCTACGCCGACCACCACTGGTCAGACGGCTGGGGCAACTACATCCACACCGACAACCCCAACGTCGACCCCAACATCGGCTCCACCATCGAGTGGCAACAACTCCAGCGGGTCGAGTAGTCGCGCCCTCATTGCGAAGGTCACCGGGGAAGCGGCGGCGCACTCAGTCGCGCATCCCGACGGCAGGGTTGGCGGGCGCCACTGATGGGAAGAACTTCTTCACCAGCGCGGACGTCTCAAGCTACCGACTCGCTGAAGGACTACGCGAGGATTGACGCAGGCCTACGAACTCATCGCGGCCGCACCACCGACAGCAGATATCCCGACTCTGCCCTGGTGGCGCGCCAGCCGGCGATCTCCTCGACGTTCAGATCCAGCTCGGCGCGCAGTTCCGCATCGGCGTCGGGGCGAAGCTCTGCGATGCGCGCTTGCATCGGGCTGTAGTAGGCCTCCCATCCCGCATCCGAAACCCGGCGTGTGGCCAGGGTTTCATAGCCTGCCGCCCGCACCCGTGCGTCGATGCCTTCCGCATCGGTGACCCCTGGATACTCGGCCCAGAACGCGAGCGCGGCATCCGACGGCGTCGCGGTGAACCAGCACGGTTCGGAAAATGCAACCGCGCCGCCGGGCGCCAGCGCCCCGGTCCAGGCCGTCAGCCCCTCGGTCACCCCGAGGAAATAGAGCGCGCCGGCACACCAGATCAAATCGAAAGGCCCTTGCAGCCGACTCATGTCACCGACCCGGGAAGTGACGCGCGGATGATCGCCCCAGCGCAGGCGCAGGTCGTCGACGAAGGGCGCGTGGCCCTCGATCGCGGTGACATGACCCTGCGGCGCCGCGGCCAGCAGCGCCTCGATGTCCGCTCCCGGTCCGCAACCCGCATCGCAGATCGCCGCATCCGGCGCCAGTCCGACCACGCCGGCGGCCCACGCCACGTCCGCCGGCTCGCCCGGCCCTTCGCGCGGCAGTCCGCGATGCAGGATGAAGAACTCGTCTCTCATACCGGTCTCAAAGAGCGGACTGGAATGTTCGAGCTGAAACTCGTTGCGACAGAACTGCTATGCGGCCGCCGCACCGAGAACCGGGTCGAGCAGGGCAAGGTCACTCCCCGATCTCCACCCAGCAACGCTCGGCCGACGACTTGCGAATCGCATCCAACACCCTCTGGGCCGCGAGCCCGTCTGCGAAGGTTGCCGGTGCTGGATCGGCCGCTGTTTCGAGTCCGAGGATGCGATCGCGCAGCGTTTCGGCGAGCTTCGTGTAGGGGCCGAGGTCGAATCCGGCCGCGTGAAGGTGGTCGTAGGCCGTCTCCATCAACTCGCGCGGGGCCGGTTCGGGGGGCAGCGTGCGGAGATCTTCCGGCACGTCGAGGGTCCGCGTCCCGGCCGCGTCCGCGACGAGGACGTCCGCGCCCTGCAACCACGCCGTGCCGTTCGATCCGGAGACGCGCGTGATCATGTCCATGGGTCCGCGTGCGCCACAAGTGCTCTGGAGGAGACCGTCGCAACCCGACGCGGTGCGGAAGTGCACCGTGTAGCTGTCTTCCACCGTCCAATCCCGATCCGTGACCCGGGAAAGCGAGGCACTCACACCGGAGATCTCTCCGAGGGTCGCGCGAACCTGATCGATGATGTGGGAGGCGTAGGCGCCCAACCAGCCGCCCCCGCTCTCCGACCGCGACCACCAATCCGGCACTTCGCTCGCGGGATCCGCCAGCACGGGCACGTTCATGATGAAAGTCGCCAGCCGGGGCTCTCCAATCGCCCCTTCACGCACAGTCCGTGTCAGCAAGGCCTGGCTGGTCGCATAACGGAACTCCGTGCCGAGCAGGTGGACGATGCCCGCCTGCTCCGCCGCTTCGAGCATGCGCTGCCCCTCGTCGGCATCGCGAGCGAAGGGCTTCTCGCACAGTACGTGCTTCCCGGCCGCGATCGCCTCCAGCACGAGTTCCGCGTGGGTGTGAGGAGGCGTCGAGATCGTGACCGCGTCCACACCCGGCAGGGCCAGTGCCTCCGCAAGAGACGTCAGTCCGCGGGGGACATCGAACATCTGGGCGCGATCCCGCGTCTTCTCGGGGTTGCGACCGACCAGGGCATGCACCTCGATACCCGCCTTGCGAAGCGCGCGTAGGTGGGTGAGCACGCCGAAGCCCGTCCCCACGATGATCGCACCCACCTTTCCTTCGCCCACTTCTCTACCTCCTGGTTCTACTTACGATCTCCGGAACCGCGTCCTGGATCGCGTCGATCGTGAAGTCGATGTCCGCGTCGCTGTGAACCGTCGAGACGAAGAACTTCTCGTGTCCTTTCAGGACGCCGCGATCCAGGAGCGCCTGGGCGAGCGCATGGCCGGGCAACGGGTCCGACCGCTGGCACGACCGATGGTCGACGATCTCCTCTTCGGTGAACCACGGTTGGAATGCCGGCGGCTCACCCGCCACCCTGCAGGCAATTCCCGCCTTGTCGAAGCTCGCCTGCAGCGCGTCCTTCAACCGCTGGCCGCGGGCGAAGAGCGTTTCGTAGAGCCCTTCCCGACGCAGCTCCTCGAGGACGGCGAGCCCCACCGAGCACGAGACCGGATTCCCACTGAAGGTCCCAGTCAACGAGACGTAGTTCCCCGTGATCTTGCGGACGCCTTCCGCAAAGACCATCAGCTCTTCGACGCCGCACACAACGGAAAGCGGATGCCCGCCCGAGAGGCTCTTTCCCATCGCACAGAGATCCGGCGTGACGCCGTAGTACTCCTGCGCGCTGCCATACGCCAATCGGAAGCCCGTCACGACCTCATCGAAGATCAGCGGGATCTCGAGCCGACGCGTCACCTCGCGAAGGCCCTCGAGGAAGCCGGGGCGCGGCGGGATCGTGCGCTGCATCGGCTCCACGATCACGGCCGCGAGCTCGTCAGCATGGGCCTCGATCAGCGCGGAGGCGCGGTCGATATCGTTGAAGGGAGCAACGAGAACCTCCTGCTGCACAGAAGCCGGGATGCCTTCGGAGTTCGGGATCGCCAGCGGGAAATCGGCCGGCTCCTTCGTCCACTGATTGCTCATCAGGACGTGGTCACCCTGCCCGTGGTAGCCCCCCTCGAATTTGAGGATCTTGTCGCGGCGGCGATAGGCACGCGCGAGGCGCAGGGCGAAGAAGACTGCATCGCTGCCGGTGCTTCCGAACGCGACGCGCTCGGCGCACGGAACGGCCCTAACGATCTCGTCGGCCAGCAGGATGGCCGGCTCGTTCGGCAGCAGGTAGCTCGTCCCGCGGCCCACCGCCTCCCGCGCAGCTTCGACCACCGCCGGGTGGGCGTGGCCCAGGAACATCGGGCCGGAGCCGAGCAGGTAGTCGATGTACTCGTTGCCGCTGACATCTACGATCTTCGAGCCGCGGCCTTCCCGGACGACCATGGCGGAATCGAGCGACATGGTGGGCGTGCGAGCGCTGGCCGGAAGGAGTGCTGCGGCTTGCGCGAGCAGGTGCTCCTCATGCTCGGTTCGGGGCTTGCGATCGAAGGAACTCATGAGCTTGCTTCCTGGCGAGGGCGTTCTGCCCGGCTGTTCCTACGCGTCTAGCCCGTACTGGCCCATGTACACAGAGAAGCGCTCGAGGATCTCGCCGTCATCGATTCCGATGTCCGACTTCTCGTAGCTGTGCTTCCCGTGCTTGCCCTGGGGATGGTCGTCGCGCCACGCCTTCATGCGGGCCTCGCCTTCCGGCGACAGCGTCTGATCGAAGCGATCGTAGATGCGCTTCACGGAGCCGACGGGATCCGCCATGAAATCCTGGAACCGCAGATCGAAGAACCTTTCGCTTCCGTGGGCGCCCCGGAATCGCATCCCCTCCTCGGCGGCGTGAGCCCAGCTCTCCATCTGCTCGCGCGCGACATACGTGAGATCGACCTCCTGCTGGTGCATGCGACGGATCTTCGAGATGAAGCTCGCGTACGAGGCCATCACGGTGCGAGGATCGCGGTGGGTCTGGATCACGCAAGCGTCGGGATACACCGCGAAGAGCGCATCGAGCTGCCGGAGGTGGACGGGATACTTGAGTAGCCAGCGTCGATCGGGTTCGGTGGAGCCGGGTTCGGTCGAACCGATCAGCTGGATCACCTTCTTGTGCCAGCGATACGACTCCGGGTGCGCGGTTCCGTGATACCACTCGTTGTAGAGCGGAAGGGTGGCAGACGTCTCGAAGCGATCATCGGTGAAGCACTGTGCGAGGATGTGGCGACACTCCTCTGGCCAATCGGCCTTCATCTCGTGCACCGCCATCAGGTCCGGCGTCGTGTTGTAGAGGAAGTCGAGCTCGGCCACCGCGGCCTGGAAGTCGGGGTTGCCTTCCCACGCGTCCCGCGGCGGGCGGGGCTGCGGCTCGGCGCAGAGCCAGTACTCGAGCTTCTGCAGCCCGGGGTCCTGCCCCATGAGGTAGTGAAGGGCCGTGCTGCCGGTTCGCACGAGGCCCGTGATGACGATCGGCCGGAGGATGTCACGCTCGAGGACCTCGGGCTGCTCCTTCAGGCGCTGTACGGTACGCAGACGGGTTGCGAGGATCTTCGTGAGCTGCCCGCGGTAGATGGCCCGGCCGAGCGAACTCAGGTTGTCGTCCTCGTCGAGGGAGGTGAGGAGCACCTCGAGGCCCTTCCGGTAGGACGGGTCTCCAAAATCGTCGAGGTGCGCTTCTTTCCGCGCTCCTTCGTGGAGCGCCTCGTTCATGGAGACGAAGCTCTCGGGCTCTCCCATGACGATCCTCCATCGGATTCAGGGGGCTCTGGCGGGCTCGAGCTTGTGGTTCGGCCGCTACGTAACCTACGACAACTCGCAGCGCGTCTCAAAGGCACTCTGCCGAGGATCAGACCTGTCCCTTTCGGTCCCGCGTACCTTGCCTCAGGCGTGAGTCGGCTGTCCGTTGGCCACCAGCGCCTACCCCGCGTACGCTTACCGAACAGCTCTCCGGGTGAGCGCTACCCGACAAAGGGTGCGCCAGGTGCTGGCTCGGAGGTACATCCGCGCACGACGGGGAGATGGGTATCGCAGGCCGACGCGAGCAGAAAGTCCGGGAGACCCGCGAGCGGATCTTTTCCGTCGCGCTCGAGGCCTTCGTGCGCCAGGGCTACGCGGCGACGACGGTCCGGGAGATCGCCAGTGGCGCGGGCATCTCGGCGGTGACGTTCCACAGCCACTATCGAACGAAGGACCACCTGCTGCAGAAGCTGGCCGAGCTGTATCTCGATGCGTTGATGGCACTACTCGACGAATTGGTGGACCGCTCGCAGCGTGGCGAGTTTCGTGCCGAGGATTTCCAGGGGCTCGCGATCGAGGCCTTCGGTGCAACCCCCACGATCGGGCGGGAGCTCGCGATCGAGGCTCAGCGGGCGATCCTGGGAACGCCGACCGGAAAACGGTTCACCCGGGAAACCCAGCTCGGGTTCACCGCCACCGCGGCGAGCCTCCAGAGCTCGGGCCACCTCCGAAGGGATTTCGACGCCAATACGATCGCGAGCGCTGCGACCAACTTCGTCGCGGGTGCATTCCACAGTTGGCTGAACGATCCCGACGCGAATCCTCCGACCGACGTCATCGAATTCCTCGTGCGGACGTTCTGGCATGCCGACGATCTGGAGGACGAGGCGCAGGGGAAGCACGGCGAGGAGTCCGGCCCATGAGTGACGAGCGACTCGGCGATGGCAAGACGATATTGCTTCTGGGCGGGTACGGTCGCGCCGGGCAGCCGCTCGCGGAGCTTCTTCTCGAGCACACCGATGCGCGTCTCATCGTCGCTGGGCGGAACGCCGAGAGCGCCGAGGCGGAGGCGAGCAGGTTGAACGCTGCGGGCCATGGAGATCGCGTCGAGGGCATGAAACTCGACGCAGCAGACGGGCCCGGGTTGGTGTCGGGGTTTCGCCGCTGTGATCTGGTCACCGTGTGTGCGCCCTTGACCGGCATCGAGGCCCAGGCGATGGAGGCCGCGCTGGAAGCCCGGATCGATTTTGTCTCTCTCAATTTGGAGGTCAGCGATCCAGCTGACGCGAAAGCATTGTCCAGTCCAGTCGAGCAGGCAGGGGCTCGGTTCGTTACCCATGCCGGATTGGTCCCAGGCGTTCCAGCCGCACTCGTGCGAGGTGCTGCCGAGCAATTGGATCGTGTTCGTGACGTGACAGTGGGTGTCTTGTTTCGCGATCGGGATCTCACCTACGGCTCGGCCATCGACATGGTGTCGGCAACGGCCCTTCCTTCGATCTTGTTCGAGAGCGGGAGCTGGCGTCAGGCACCACTGATGGCGACGCGGTCCATCGACTTTGGAGATCCGTATGGCGCGTGCGCCTGCTACCCGATGAACCTCCCCGAGTTGACGCCGCTCTCCGACCAACTCCGTTTCGAGCGCGCGGGTGCCTTTGCAGCCGGCCTGAATCCCCGCGCGAATGTCATCGCCGCCGTCTGGTTCCTGCTCAAGCTCGCACGAATTCCGAGCGCGGCCCGGCTCGGGGCCAGGCTCTTCATGCGAGCCGCCCAACGCACTCCGCCGCCCTTCGGTGTGGTCGTGGCGGTAGAACTGAGCGGTGAACGTGCAGGACAGGAACAACAGATCCGACAGGTGTTGCGGCACACGGACGGGTACATCGCCACCGCGATTCCGGCCGTGTCATGCATCTTCCAGGTACTCGACGGAACCATCTCAACGGGCCTCGGCATGATGGGGCACGTGGTCGATTCCGAACGGCTGGTTGGGGATATGCAACGCCTGGGCATGGCTGTACATCGCGATTGATTGACAGTGGGCCCGGGCCGCTGGGGCTGTGTCAATAGAATGGGGAGACGGTGGTAGCTTCTCCCCCTGCGCTTCTGCCTCCGTTTCGAACCTGGGTTCGGAGCTGAGAACCAGCGAAGGAACCAATGGCCAACGCACGCGGCGAATTGAAGCAGGTCCTCACCTTCTGGGACGTCTTCTTCATCGCCATCGGCCAGATCATCGGCGCCGGAGTCGTCGCACTCACCGGAGTGGCGATCGGCATGACCGGGCCCTCGGTCGTGCTGGCCTTTCTCGCCGCCGCCGTTCTCGTGCTGATCGTTTCTGTCTTGATCATGGTCGCTGGTGCGGCCCTTCCAGCGGTCGGCGCCTACTACGTCTGGGCTTCCAGGCTGGGAAGCGGCTGGGTGGGCTCGATCGTCCTGATGCTCATCCTCCTCGCCAGCATCAGCTTGAGCCTCTACGGAAGCTCATTCGGTCTCTATCTGAATCCGCTCTTCCCGGCGCTCTCGGTGAACGCCTGGGGCATCGTCGTGATCGTCCTTCTCTACGTCGCCAACCTCTTCGGGCTGCACATCGCATCCCGCGTCCAGCTGGCCCTGGTACTCGTCCTGCTCTCGGCGCTCTCGATGTACGCCGGCTTCGCCATGCCGAGCATCGACACCTCGATCCTCACTCCTATGTTTCCCAAGGGTCTCGTGGGCTTCGCCTCGGCGGTGTTCCTGTTGAAGTTTGCGACCGGAGGCGCCCATCTCGTCGTCGGCCTGGGAGGCGAGACCCGGAATCCGGCCCGAACCATTCCGGTGGTCATCGTGTCCTCGACCGTCTTCGTCGCGATCATCTATGGCTTCGTGGCCCTTGCAAGCGTCGGTGTCTCACCGTGGCAGGAGATGATCGACCAGCCGCTCACGGTCGCGGGCGAGAAGTTCCTGCCCGGCTGGGCGATGACGTATTTCCTCGTCGGCGGGGCGGGTATCGCCATCTGCACGACGCTCAACGCGCAGTTCATCCAGCTTCCCCGCAACTTCATGGTCGCAAGCTGGGACGACCTGCTCCCCGCGTGGGTCGGCTTGCGGAATCGCTTCGGCGCTCCGCATTGGATCCTCTCCGTCATGCTGATCGTCGGCATCGTCCCCCTCATCGCGGACCTCGATATCAGCGTGATTGCCCGGGCCGCGACGATCTCGGCCACCCTCCCCGGCCTGTTCATCTTCTGGGTCACCACACGGATCCCGACGAGGTTCCCCGCCGAGTACGAGCGATCGATGTTGAAGCTGAGCCAATTCGGACTCTGGACGTTCTTCGTCGTATCGGAGGCGCTCAGCCTCGTCGGCGTGTTCCTGCTCGCACAGGGATTGCCCCGGAACGTCGTGCTCGCGCTCGCCATCGGTCTCGTCGTGGCCGTGGCGTACTATCCGGCGCGCAGGCGCTACCTGGCCCGGCGGGGCATCGACCTGGACGCCCTCACGTCGGATCCGGCGATCTTCTCTTGATGCGATTGGATGTACTCTCTACAGCGATGCCGCGGCCCAGAACCACGACAATTCTCGCGCTGATCGTCTTGCTCTGGGGGTGCGTCACCGAGCCGAAGCAGGCAGACGTGAGTATCGAGAACGTGCATGTGATCGATGCCGCTCACGAGCTCCGCCCCGACCAGCGAGTCGTGGTGAACGGCGGGCGGATCCTGTCCGTCGCGCCAATGGCCGAGCCCGCACCCGCGGCCAAGCGCACCTATGACGCCGGTGGGCGCTACCTCATCCCGGGCCTCTGGGACATGCATGTCCACTTTCTCTACGACGAATCGCTCACGGAGAAGATGCCTGCCCTCTTTCTGAAGCACGGCATCACCAGCGTGCGGGACACGGGCGGCGAGCTCGATCGCCTTGCCGCGCTCCGTGCGCGATTGCGCGAGGACCCGGACCCGGAGCCCCGGATCTTCATTTCCGGGCCTCTCCTCGACGGCAAGTTCGTCGTCTACGACGGGAGCGACCCGGGCCGGCCGAAGCTAGGCACCGGTGTACCGGACATCGATGCCGCGCGCCGAAGCGTCCTCGCGCTCGAGGCTGGCGGTGCGGATTTCATCAAGATCTACGAACTGGTCCATCCCGACGTGTTCGAAGCCCTTGCCAGCGAGGCCCGGGCCCAGGGGCTGCCGATTGCATCTCACGTCCCGCTCATGATGACGGCCGACACGGCAGGACCCATGGTCGACTCGATGGAACACCTGCGCAACATCGAACTCGCCTGCGCAAGCAACTGGGCATCCCTGCTCGAAGTCAGACAATCGAGAATTCGCAGCTTCGTGGAAGGCCGCGGTTACGATCTGCGCCGCGAACTCCATGCCGAGCAGCGCCTTCCCGCAATCGCCGACCATGACGAAGCCCGCTGCAACACGGTGCTGGATGCGCTGACGAGCACGACCCAGGTGCCCACGCTTCGCCTCAACACGCTCGCAATGATCCGCCCGTTCGAACGGCTGGACTGGGCGCCAGCGTTGGCGGAATTGCCGGAGGACGTCCAGCAGCGCTGGCTGCCTTTCACCGCGCAGGTTTCAGCCGCAGCGGCGACGATGGATCACACCTTCGCCAAATGGAGCCTGTCCCTGATCAGCCGACTCGAAGACCGGGGTGTGCCGATCGGCGCCGGCACCGACACGCCCATCGGCCTCGCCATCCCGGGCTATAGCCTGCACACGGAACTCGAGTTGCTGGTCCGCAGCGGCATGACCCCACTCGAGGCGCTGCACGCCGCAACCGTCCAGCCCGCCCGGTTCTTCGGAATGGAAGACGAGCTGGGCCTGATCAGGCCCGGCATGCTGGCCGACCTGGTGCTGCTCGATGCCAATCCGCTGGACGACATCGAGAATACCCGCCGGATCCGTCGCGTGATGTCCCGAGGCGAATGGGCCTTCGGCTCGGTTGAAGAGCCTCAGAGGTAGGCGAGACTTCGCCCGGCACCTCAGCAGGCGGCGTGTCAGGCCGCTAGCGGTCCCGGCAGGCCTCGAACAGGTACTGCAGCACCATCCGATGCGTGTTGAAGATCGATCCGTTGAGAGCGATCGCGATGCCGATGGGGTGCCCCGCGGCTGGATGCAGCGGGGCAAGGCGTCCATCCGATCCGCCGCGCAGAATTTCAGTGCCAGACGTATATTAGGCGACTACGTGCAGCAGGTCTACCAGAAATGAACATGGCGCTATCTCACTCGTCGTCGAGCGCACGCCGGATCGTGGTCGCCAGCGTGTGGAGCTGGAACGGCTTTGCGAGGAACGCGGTAAAGCCCTCTGCCATCAGATCCTCACGGACGGCGTCTGGCGCCTAGCCGGAGGCGAGCACGACCGGGACCGCCGAGCCCCGGGCTCGAAGCCCCTTCAGCAGATCGCGCCCATCGCATCGGGGCATCATGAGATCGGCCAGTACCAGGGCGATCTCGGTCTGACGCTCGGCGAAACGCTCCAGCGCCTCGCGGCCGTCCCGGGCCGTCACCACTTCGTACCCGCAGCGCTCGAGCATTCTCCTCCCGACGCGAAGCACGGTCTCCTGGTCGTCGACGAGAAGGATGATCTCATCGCCGTGCGGTGTTTGCTTCTCGCCTTCCGCGCGGGACAAGGAAGCCAACTCGATCAGCGGCAGATGGAGCCGAATGCTCGTTCCGGTGCCGGGTGCACTCTCCACATCGACCCAGCCTTCGTGGGCCTTCACGCACGTGTACACCATGGCAAGGCCGAGCCCCGTCCCCTTGCCCTGGTCCTTGGTCGTGTAGAACGGCTCGAAGGCGCGGTCGACGACGTCCGCGGCCATGCCAACACCTGAATCGGTCACGGTGACCCGAATGTAGGAGCCGGGCGCGACACTCCCCTGAAGCCGCGCCTCAGCTTCGCCCACCTCCACAGCCTCGGTCGCGAAACTGATTTCCCCCTGGCCGTCCGCGATGGCGTCGCGCGCGTTGATACCGAGGTTGAGAAGGGCTTGTTCCAGCTGGCCCGCATCCGCGCGGATCGTGGGCATGCCCGGCCCGAGTACGGTGCGAACCTGAATGACCTCCGGGATCGAACGCCGCAGAAGGCGCCCGATCCGGTCTACGACCTCGTTCACGTCGGTCGGAGCCATGGTCGGCTCCTGCCGCCGACTGAGGGTAAGGAGCTGTTGAGTCAGCTCCATGGCGCGCTCCGCCGCGGTGCCGGCGTGTCGAAGATTCTCGGCGGCGACGGAATCCTGCGGCACATCGAGCAGGCCGAGTTCGAGCCCTCCGCAGATCCCCGTCAGCAGGTTGTTGAAATCGTGGGCGATGCCGCCTGCCAGGGTGCCGACGGCCTCCATCTTCTGGGCCTGCTGGAGTGCGCCCTCGAGCCGGCGGTGCTCCTTCTCCGCGTCCCGGAGTTCTGTCACGTCCTCCATGATGGCCAGGGCGCCCAGAATCCGGCCGTCTGAGTTGCGGTGGGGTGCGTAGTGAACGCGCACGTCCACATGTCACCCCCAGTTCGTCCTCCACTCCGCGTCCACGGTTCCGGATTCGGCCTGGTCCATGCAGCGACGAGTAACATCGGTGAGGCCCACACCGCGGAGAATGGGCCCCTCGAGCGCATCGACCCGATCCACTATGGCTTCGACCGAAGGTGCCCCGATCAACCTCGCAAGCTGCGGATTGGCGGCGACGAGGCGCCCCCGGCGATCGATGGCAGCCACGGCCAGCGGGACATTGTCGAGCAGCGTCCGGTAGCGCTCCTCGCTCTCTCGTTGCGCGTCCTCGGCCATCCTCCGTTCGGTGATATCTGCGACCGTGAGCGTCGAGCCAACCACGCCCGTCCCCTTTTCATCGAAGACAGGTCGCACCGTCACACTCAAATTGACCCGCGCCCCGCTCTTGTGAAGCGCGACGGTCTCATAGAAGGAAACAAGTTCGCCCGTGTCGACGCTATCCTGGAACGTCTCACGATCGTCTTCGACATTCTCCGCAGCGAGAAAATCGAAGATCGGTCTTCCGAGGACATCGCTCGGCTCATAGCCAAGCGTTCGGGTGAGGGCGGGATTGACGAACTCGACCACGCCTTCGATGTCGGTGCGGACGATCAGCTCGTGGGTCGTCTCCACCACGTCGCGGTATTTTCGCTCACTCTCTTGCAGGGCCGCCTCAGCCCGGTGGCGCTCGGTGATATCTCGTGCCGCTCCCTGCACGCCGATCAGCCGACCGTCCTCAACACGGATCGCCGACCCGCTCACCTCAGTCGGAGTCACCCGCCCGTCGACGTGGCGGA
The sequence above is drawn from the bacterium genome and encodes:
- a CDS encoding amidohydrolase family protein; the encoded protein is MPRPRTTTILALIVLLWGCVTEPKQADVSIENVHVIDAAHELRPDQRVVVNGGRILSVAPMAEPAPAAKRTYDAGGRYLIPGLWDMHVHFLYDESLTEKMPALFLKHGITSVRDTGGELDRLAALRARLREDPDPEPRIFISGPLLDGKFVVYDGSDPGRPKLGTGVPDIDAARRSVLALEAGGADFIKIYELVHPDVFEALASEARAQGLPIASHVPLMMTADTAGPMVDSMEHLRNIELACASNWASLLEVRQSRIRSFVEGRGYDLRRELHAEQRLPAIADHDEARCNTVLDALTSTTQVPTLRLNTLAMIRPFERLDWAPALAELPEDVQQRWLPFTAQVSAAAATMDHTFAKWSLSLISRLEDRGVPIGAGTDTPIGLAIPGYSLHTELELLVRSGMTPLEALHAATVQPARFFGMEDELGLIRPGMLADLVLLDANPLDDIENTRRIRRVMSRGEWAFGSVEEPQR
- a CDS encoding KR domain-containing protein; translation: MSDERLGDGKTILLLGGYGRAGQPLAELLLEHTDARLIVAGRNAESAEAEASRLNAAGHGDRVEGMKLDAADGPGLVSGFRRCDLVTVCAPLTGIEAQAMEAALEARIDFVSLNLEVSDPADAKALSSPVEQAGARFVTHAGLVPGVPAALVRGAAEQLDRVRDVTVGVLFRDRDLTYGSAIDMVSATALPSILFESGSWRQAPLMATRSIDFGDPYGACACYPMNLPELTPLSDQLRFERAGAFAAGLNPRANVIAAVWFLLKLARIPSAARLGARLFMRAAQRTPPPFGVVVAVELSGERAGQEQQIRQVLRHTDGYIATAIPAVSCIFQVLDGTISTGLGMMGHVVDSERLVGDMQRLGMAVHRD
- a CDS encoding amino acid permease, with product MANARGELKQVLTFWDVFFIAIGQIIGAGVVALTGVAIGMTGPSVVLAFLAAAVLVLIVSVLIMVAGAALPAVGAYYVWASRLGSGWVGSIVLMLILLASISLSLYGSSFGLYLNPLFPALSVNAWGIVVIVLLYVANLFGLHIASRVQLALVLVLLSALSMYAGFAMPSIDTSILTPMFPKGLVGFASAVFLLKFATGGAHLVVGLGGETRNPARTIPVVIVSSTVFVAIIYGFVALASVGVSPWQEMIDQPLTVAGEKFLPGWAMTYFLVGGAGIAICTTLNAQFIQLPRNFMVASWDDLLPAWVGLRNRFGAPHWILSVMLIVGIVPLIADLDISVIARAATISATLPGLFIFWVTTRIPTRFPAEYERSMLKLSQFGLWTFFVVSEALSLVGVFLLAQGLPRNVVLALAIGLVVAVAYYPARRRYLARRGIDLDALTSDPAIFS
- a CDS encoding response regulator, with protein sequence MDVRVHYAPHRNSDGRILGALAIMEDVTELRDAEKEHRRLEGALQQAQKMEAVGTLAGGIAHDFNNLLTGICGGLELGLLDVPQDSVAAENLRHAGTAAERAMELTQQLLTLSRRQEPTMAPTDVNEVVDRIGRLLRRSIPEVIQVRTVLGPGMPTIRADAGQLEQALLNLGINARDAIADGQGEISFATEAVEVGEAEARLQGSVAPGSYIRVTVTDSGVGMAADVVDRAFEPFYTTKDQGKGTGLGLAMVYTCVKAHEGWVDVESAPGTGTSIRLHLPLIELASLSRAEGEKQTPHGDEIILLVDDQETVLRVGRRMLERCGYEVVTARDGREALERFAERQTEIALVLADLMMPRCDGRDLLKGLRARGSAVPVVLASG
- a CDS encoding PAS domain S-box protein, producing MGLVLVLSIVIRVLALGWSLLLLRRTRDWRMGFLALMIALMTTRQGLSLTSLVPSGSFWLEGGGMELPGLAMSGMVLLAVVFLGRMLADLARPEERLAASEAHYRVLAQQARDMIFVIDPEGNYTYVSPASERMVGMMPEEMIGSNAIERSQDPEIARTERSLLARASAGDLDEITFESELRHVDGRVTPTEVSGSAIRVEDGRLIGVQGAARDITERHRAEAALQESERKYRDVVETTHELIVRTDIEGVVEFVNPALTRTLGYEPSDVLGRPIFDFLAAENVEDDRETFQDSVDTGELVSFYETVALHKSGARVNLSVTVRPVFDEKGTGVVGSTLTVADITERRMAEDAQRESEERYRTLLDNVPLAVAAIDRRGRLVAANPQLARLIGAPSVEAIVDRVDALEGPILRGVGLTDVTRRCMDQAESGTVDAEWRTNWG